ACATTTCCAAGAAGATCAGAAAAGCCCCACCGTGTGATCATCGCCCGCGCTAACTTTGTCGCTTGTTCGATATCAGAAGAAGCACCGGATGTGATATTTTCTTTGCCGAATTTCAATTCTTCGGCCACGCGCCCTCCCATCATAATAGCCAGACGAGAAATCATCCACCGATAGCTCATTGAATAGCGATCACCCTCGGGCAACTGCATGACCATGCCCAAAGCTCTTCCCCTTGGCACGATTGTTGCTTTGTGGACAGGATCGGCGACAGGCACATTGAGAGCTACGATAGCATGTCCTGCTTCGTGATATGCGGTGAGTTCTTTTTCTTCTTGTGTCATAGCGGTTGAACGGCGTTCAGCCCCCATCATCACTTTGTCTTTCGCATCTTCGAACTCTTGCATAGTCACAACTCTTTTATTGCGGCTAGCAGCCATGAGAGCAGCTTCATTAACAAGATTCATCAGGTCAGCACCGGAAAATCCTGGCGTTCCTCTTGCCAAAATTTTCAAATCAACATTTGGGGCTAAAGGTACGTTGCGCACATGCACTTTCAAAATTTGTTCACGGCCGGAAATATCCGGGTTTGGCACGACGACTTGCCGATCAAAGCGGCCTGGTCTTAACAAGGCAGGATCGAGCACATCGGGACGGTTTGTTGCAGCAATGAGAATGATACTTTCATTGGGCTCAAAACCATCCATTTCGACAAGCAACTGATTTAACGTCTGCTCACGTTCATCGTTGCCCCCACCCAATCCGGCACCCCGATGGCGTCCGACAGCATCGATTTCATCGATAAAAATAATACAGGGTGCATTTTTTTTAGCTTGTTCAAACATATCCCGCACACGGCTTGCACCCACACCGACGAACATTTCAACAAAATCGGACCCTGAAATGGTAAAGAACGGCACATTGGCTTCACCTGCAACAGAACGGGCAAGCAAGGTTTTACCAGTTCCGGGCGGACCAACAAGCAAAACGCCCCGTGGAATACGCCCGCCTAGGCGTTGAAATTTTTGTGGTTCACGTAAAAATTCGACAATTTCCTGTAGATCCTGCTTTGCTTCTTCAACGCCGGCAACATCCTGAAAAGTAACGCGCCCCTGCGCTTCAGTAAGCAATTTTGCTTTTGATTTTCCAAATCCCATTGCCCCGCGCGATCCACTTTGCATTTGTCGCATAAAGAAGATCCACGCCCCAACGATAATAATAACAGGGAGCAAGGAAAAAAGAAGATTGAGAAAGATACTATTGCCAGAGCTTTCAGGAACAGCCTTAACATTCACATTTTTGCTTTCCAATTTTTGTATCAAGCCTGGATCCCGTGGAGCATAGGTCGAAATAATTCTATTCTCAACAGTTTTTCCTGTTAACTTTTGGCCTTGAATGGTCACAGTCTTAAGCTCATTATTTTCGACTTTCTGCAAGAATTCGGAATAGGAGATCTCTCCACCTCCGGAACGCTGGCTATCTCCATTAAAGAGAGAAAACGATACAATCAAAATCAAGGCAATGACTCCCCAAACGAAGAGCGAACGGTAATTGGAATTCATATTAAGCCCACTTTAAAATACAGATTTTAAACAGTCGTCCTTAACATATAACCTTGTCTGCTCCTTGCCAAGGTGTGAGAAGATGTTTATTCTCTTTTAGAGTGATTTTTCTTTATCTTTCCACCTTGATATCAAAAAAAGGTTCAAGAACATTCACAAAAGGAACATCTTCGCATGACAAAAGCCAATCGAAGGGAGCCATAATCCGCTTTATGATGATATTTTGTTGAGATGTCGTGTGATTGGTCAACTCTGGAATATCGTACCCTTTTTCATTTGAAATCATCAGCAGCGATTGTAGAGAGGGGAAATGAGCGTTTTCGAGATCGAAATTGTTGTTTTTGAAAAGAGATTTCAGCTGTTGCAAACCCGCTGCTCCAATTTTTATGGTGTCATCCCCACGGTTTGTGATCTGATAGCGTCCATCCCATAAAAAAGTTTTTCCTGGTTCAACAATTCCTTCTTTAATATTCCGAGATTCGCGCCAGAAAGCAAGCCCGCTTCTGTTCGATTCAATGACCGATCCAGCCAGAGTAAAGCGCCGCTTTTCTGGAGAGTGAAGACATAATTTTGGGACGAGAGTGTTTAATTTTTTAGTGGGAAGCAAATAAAAGCCCCCTCCCATTAGCACCGCAAAGAGGCCCACAACGAAGGGAAAACCTGAATGTTGCTGTAAAAATGACACAGGCTTTGCAATAAAACAACGCCCATGTTCAACAGTGACATCCAAAGCTAAAATCAAATTGGCAACATTTTGTGCCTGTTTACGGCGTTGAAGCGTAGCTTCATGAACCTTTTGGGCAATGCCAGCAAATTTTTTTGGGTGAAGAGACTGCCGCACACGCACGCGTTCAAAATTGGGATTTTCATTGGTTGGATCATCAATCCATGTTTTTCCCTTTAAGCGCAAATAAGCCTGCAATGTTTTCCGCTTTACGCCAAGGAGGGGACGAATCAAGCGCACTGTTTGATGCAACAACGCTTCACGCGGAATACAAGATAAACCGCGCTCATACATCAGCCCATAGCTTCTTTCGGCAATATTTGCTCTAGTTTCTGTAGAACAAACCCCATCACGCATATCTTCGAAGGCTTCTCGTTGCAAAACATCTGCACTCTTTTGGAGACGTTGGCAGCGCATCTGATAGGTTTCAACCTGATCATTAAGCGTATGCCCTGTCATAATAAGCGTTGCGCCTTGTTTTTGTGCTTCTTTAAAAAGGAGATCATAGCGTACAGTACGGGCACTTGAAATGATATGGGTTTTCGGCTTTTTACCTTCCCACCGCACAATGACATGTTGAATGTGATGGGCTCGACAAATTTCTGCAACACTTTCTGCTTCACAAGCTGATTCTCTCCGCAATTGATGATCAACGGTAACAACAATTATTTCCGTAGGAACAGAGAGTGTTTTTAAATGGTCTTTGACCAAAAATAGCAAAGCAAGCGAATCACTCCCCCCTGACACCGCAAGGATCACCTTTCGACACTGGATAAAATCTGATGTTTTAAAGAGATTTCCTGCTAGTCTAATACACACCGCAAACGACTCCGCTCCTTTTAAAAGATTTACAAAAGACAGACTTCAGCGTTTTAGAGCGTTTTGATCTGTTGACAAAAAGCGCACAAAGCTTTTTCTTATAATCAAGAACCATCATACTTCCCTGCTAATTTTAGCAAAATCTTGGAAGAATAAAGCATCTTTTTGTCTAAATACCATACAGTAAGATAAACTTGTGCTGTTTCATGGGAGCGTTTTGTCCCAACAAAGCTTCAGCCAACCAAAACAAAGCGTCATCACTCAAAGGGCCTTTTTCATAACGACGTCGAAAAGCGCAAAAAGCTTTTTCATCTTCAACATAATTGCCAGAAAGAAGAGAATTGTAGGCTTTTTTGTCCAATGCTTGGGAGATAGAAGAGGTAAATCTTGAACACGATACAGTTTGCCATGCTTGCTTTCTTCATGTGTTGCCTCTAAAGGGCTCTGTATTTACTCCAGAAGTTTCCCTGTCTCCTCGGATAATTATCACTTCCTTCAAGCGTTCACCAGTTTCTTGCGAAAAATCATGCATTTTTTCCGAACGGCTTTTATGATCACGGCTCTCCATAAAGGCATGCGCCTCCACATTATAGCTCTCTCTATGGGCAATGTGGTTTTGCCCCTTTTGGATTAGATACTCCTGATCCATCTTCTCCTTTATGACCTGAAATTTTGATCCAAAATAGCATTCTCAGAAGGACAAAAATAACTATAAAGAGTCTTTTTTATCAAAAAACCGGTGAAATTGCTTTTGAACATTTTCCAGATCCATTAGCTTAAGCACCGTGAAAAGCCTCTTTAAGAGCCTATTCAAATCATAATCTTTAAACAGAGCCTGCTGATTTTCCAAAATAAGTTCTCGACTTTGAATCATACCCTGAAAAGAGAGATCCGTACCTGGGCAGAAAAATCGGATTCTGAAGTCGCAAAAGCCGCATCTGGAACGGGTAGGAGCTCGGTTATAGGAAGAGAATTCAGAAGCCTTTCGCGGTGCACTTTGAGCAGCTAAAGCAAAACAAGCCATGAAAACCGATGTAAAAAAAACAGCTTGCCAATTTTGTTCCTTACACACCCACACAGGTTTCTTCTCCAAAAAACCAATCTAAGAGTTTAGACAAACCATTAACACCGGTTTTTTTAACCACCGTTCATATTATTGATCGTTGTAACAGCACGTCGATTTTGGTTCCAACAGGAAATATCGTCACACACTGCAACAGGTCTTTCTTTTCCGTAAGAAATCGTTTGCATCCGTTGGGAAGACACGCCAAGAGAAATCAAATAGTCTCGTACAGCAACAGCACGACGCTGTCCAAGTGCCAAATTATATTCCCGTGTTCCCCGCTCATCAGCATGACCTTCAATCACAATAGAATAGGAAGGATGACGAAGCAACCATTGTGCTTGACGGATTAAAACAGCTTCGGCATCAGGCTCAATGGAAGAAGAATCGAGACTAAAGAAAACACGATCTCCAACGTTAACAGTAAAATCCTGCCCTGAACCTAAAAGCGCCTGATTAAAGCCAGCACCCTTCAAAAAGGAGCCATTCATACCGTCAGCACCAACATGTTTCCTGCCGCACCCCACCAGGGACAGTGAGAAAAAAAGAACTACGGCTAAGGGCTGAAGGCTAATATTTTTAAGAGAGCGCATGCATTGATTCTCCTTATTTAGTAAACATCACTATTGAAGGAGGATACATTCTTTCAATAGCGTCTCAAGAATAACTGTTAATTCCTAATGAAGACAAAATATTTTTTATTTTTTTACCTACGGTTATTTTTTAGTCTCTGATCGTTTTCTCACCGACAGCCTTTGCGCACACATATGAAATCGCGCTTACACTTTGACATGCGTCATCCTGTTATGCATCACCTTCACGGCTTTTCTGAAGCGCGTTGAGCTTGGCAAAAACTTTATCAGCATCAAAATTCTTGTTGAGATCTTGTTTATGCTGATCTTCATGGAAAGCAATATTTTCTGTAACCGATGCGGGGAGTAAAGATCTGTCAGCCTCGTTAGAGACAGGGTGATTTTTTGCAGCACGCTGGAGTTCAATATCCAAATCGATTTGCAAACACAAGCCAAGCCCTACAGGATCAAGAGGGACTAAATTAGCACTATTCCAATGGGTTCTGTGGCGAATTTGTTCAATGGTTGCTTTTGTTGTTCCAATCAACCTTGCAATCTGGGCATCTTTTAACTCAGGATGATTGATCACTAACCATAAGATACCATTTGGGCGATCTTGGCGTCGCGAAAGAGGGATATAGCGAGCACCTTTACGTTTTTTTTCGGGGATGTGGACTTTTGACTCGGAAATTTTCAAGCGAGCATTTTTGTCTGCTTCCACCCGTGCGATTTCACTGCGTGTCAATTGCCCAGAACTAATGGGATTAAGGCCTTTAATACCATAAGCAGCTTCGCCATCAGCAATAGCTTTTATTTCCAACACATGCAATTTACAAAATTCTGCAATCTGATCAAAAGAAAGCGCTGTATTATCAACCAGCCAAACAGCTGTAGCTTTGGGCATCAAAAGTTGCGTTGCCATCTCTGTAATATCCTTTTATTCGCCTTTTAAAAAGGTAGATTATTGCTCACGCTGGAACTCTGGAGCATTTTCTCCTCTATTGCCGGGCTCTGTTCACCTGCTCCGATAAAGTGAGATATGGAATAAACCACTTTTGCCATGAAATTACACTCTATTATAGCGTGATTTTCGATTGACGACAAGACATCTATCTTGCGATACCTCTCAAGAAAGTCTCTTTACCTTTAAGATAAATTTTCTTATTAAAGGATATACTAATATATTTCACCCTATGGTGCAATTTCACCTTATGGTGCAGCGTATTTGTTAGCCCATCTTTGGTATGTTTATTCTGTCGAAATGGGTGCTTGACCACCTAAATGAGGGGTCTTTAAACGGATAAGGGAAGCCTCCCAAAACGGAAAGGGAAGCCATGGCAGGCCATTCACAATTTAAGAATATTATGCACCGTAAAGGGCGTCAAGATGCAATGCGTTCGAAAATATTTTCAAAGCTTGCACGTGAAATTACCGTTGCAGCTAAACAAGGTGCTCCTGATCCAGCAATGAATCCGCGCTTAAGACTGGCCGTACAGAATGCTAAAGCCCAATCGATGCCCAAAGATAATATTGAACGAGCAATTAAGAAAGCTTCGGGCAACGATGTCGAACATTATGATGAAGTCCGCTACGAAGGATATGGTCCAGGGGGTGTTGCAGTTATTGTTGAAGCTTTAACAGATAACCGCAACCGCACTGCTTCAAACGTGCGCGCCGCCTTTACCAAATCAGGTGGTGCACTGGGAGAAACAGGTTCCGTAAGCTTCATGTTTCATCGGATTGGTGAAATCATCTATAAGCCAGCAGCAGGAACAGCTGACAGCATCATGGAAGCAGCGATCGAAGCTGGTGCCGAAGATGTGCAATCCGAAGAAACAGGACATTCTATTACCTGCGCGTTTGAAAATCTTGGTGAAGTTTCTAAAATGCTTGAAGCA
This genomic window from Bartonella quintana contains:
- the tilS gene encoding tRNA lysidine(34) synthetase TilS, which gives rise to MCIRLAGNLFKTSDFIQCRKVILAVSGGSDSLALLFLVKDHLKTLSVPTEIIVVTVDHQLRRESACEAESVAEICRAHHIQHVIVRWEGKKPKTHIISSARTVRYDLLFKEAQKQGATLIMTGHTLNDQVETYQMRCQRLQKSADVLQREAFEDMRDGVCSTETRANIAERSYGLMYERGLSCIPREALLHQTVRLIRPLLGVKRKTLQAYLRLKGKTWIDDPTNENPNFERVRVRQSLHPKKFAGIAQKVHEATLQRRKQAQNVANLILALDVTVEHGRCFIAKPVSFLQQHSGFPFVVGLFAVLMGGGFYLLPTKKLNTLVPKLCLHSPEKRRFTLAGSVIESNRSGLAFWRESRNIKEGIVEPGKTFLWDGRYQITNRGDDTIKIGAAGLQQLKSLFKNNNFDLENAHFPSLQSLLMISNEKGYDIPELTNHTTSQQNIIIKRIMAPFDWLLSCEDVPFVNVLEPFFDIKVER
- the pal gene encoding peptidoglycan-associated lipoprotein Pal, producing the protein MRSLKNISLQPLAVVLFFSLSLVGCGRKHVGADGMNGSFLKGAGFNQALLGSGQDFTVNVGDRVFFSLDSSSIEPDAEAVLIRQAQWLLRHPSYSIVIEGHADERGTREYNLALGQRRAVAVRDYLISLGVSSQRMQTISYGKERPVAVCDDISCWNQNRRAVTTINNMNGG
- a CDS encoding YebC/PmpR family DNA-binding transcriptional regulator, yielding MAGHSQFKNIMHRKGRQDAMRSKIFSKLAREITVAAKQGAPDPAMNPRLRLAVQNAKAQSMPKDNIERAIKKASGNDVEHYDEVRYEGYGPGGVAVIVEALTDNRNRTASNVRAAFTKSGGALGETGSVSFMFHRIGEIIYKPAAGTADSIMEAAIEAGAEDVQSEETGHSITCAFENLGEVSKMLEAKLGEAESIKTVWKATTLAPVDEEKALSILRLIATLEEDDDVQNVYANFDVSDEILAKLSA
- the ftsH gene encoding ATP-dependent zinc metalloprotease FtsH, translated to MNSNYRSLFVWGVIALILIVSFSLFNGDSQRSGGGEISYSEFLQKVENNELKTVTIQGQKLTGKTVENRIISTYAPRDPGLIQKLESKNVNVKAVPESSGNSIFLNLLFSLLPVIIIVGAWIFFMRQMQSGSRGAMGFGKSKAKLLTEAQGRVTFQDVAGVEEAKQDLQEIVEFLREPQKFQRLGGRIPRGVLLVGPPGTGKTLLARSVAGEANVPFFTISGSDFVEMFVGVGASRVRDMFEQAKKNAPCIIFIDEIDAVGRHRGAGLGGGNDEREQTLNQLLVEMDGFEPNESIILIAATNRPDVLDPALLRPGRFDRQVVVPNPDISGREQILKVHVRNVPLAPNVDLKILARGTPGFSGADLMNLVNEAALMAASRNKRVVTMQEFEDAKDKVMMGAERRSTAMTQEEKELTAYHEAGHAIVALNVPVADPVHKATIVPRGRALGMVMQLPEGDRYSMSYRWMISRLAIMMGGRVAEELKFGKENITSGASSDIEQATKLARAMITRWGFSDLLGNVAYGDNQDEVFLGHSVARTQNVSEETARMIDAEVRKLIDAAYTSATKILKTKKKEWFALAQGLLEYETLTGAEINEIIAGKPPSRTQKDENASLRTSSVPKTGASKIEADKVTVNETDVHKANGGKKKLKAENEKTKSSNAKPNDAKLKGAKTHGAEKKTRSIKDPAGAANFSESNTNAEKALNTAEPKGKQGSSSDV
- a CDS encoding DUF1013 domain-containing protein, with amino-acid sequence MATQLLMPKATAVWLVDNTALSFDQIAEFCKLHVLEIKAIADGEAAYGIKGLNPISSGQLTRSEIARVEADKNARLKISESKVHIPEKKRKGARYIPLSRRQDRPNGILWLVINHPELKDAQIARLIGTTKATIEQIRHRTHWNSANLVPLDPVGLGLCLQIDLDIELQRAAKNHPVSNEADRSLLPASVTENIAFHEDQHKQDLNKNFDADKVFAKLNALQKSREGDA